The Sphingomicrobium sp. genome has a window encoding:
- a CDS encoding 2-hydroxymuconate tautomerase, which translates to MPYVRIEITAGATRDQKRALVADVTRSLVDTLGKKPEHIHVVIAEVAEENWGFAGMLTDEWRKRRQGEDALADQTR; encoded by the coding sequence ATGCCTTACGTGCGGATCGAGATCACGGCAGGAGCGACGCGCGACCAAAAACGCGCGCTCGTCGCTGACGTGACTCGTTCGCTCGTCGACACTCTGGGCAAGAAGCCCGAACATATTCATGTCGTCATCGCCGAGGTCGCTGAGGAAAATTGGGGCTTCGCCGGAATGCTGACCGACGAGTGGCGCAAGCGCCGTCAGGGGGAGGACGCACTTGCGGACCAAACCCGATGA